Proteins encoded together in one Pontiella desulfatans window:
- a CDS encoding carbohydrate-binding domain-containing protein, translating to MEARSGRGIRTLAVLAALGLMAAAIPSNAQVVAHWSFDSDLLTDVSGNGLDTSSTNAPAHDTVDMVFGAGSADFDRDNQEYLELVSGIDLANKSFTISTWVKRESLYGNQFMYSAGSPVDGGANAQKFLHVSFNNQNNINVDYYYDGWASSANLTDTNGWHHYVLTYDAASQEQAVWLDGSQADTDTTVGLASDGVFYIGKRNDLNNNLNGKLDELWVFDEALNAVQIDGLYASNHFTVGTQSPYATYSLPGRVGAELYDNGGQNTAYYDSDAVNSGSAGFRAGEAVDIGTGDGGSNVVTDVVDGEWIEFTTASIGSGLDTIALRVACTNAAASVDVMVDGVFLGNIRLPDTGGMGVWETVARSMLDIPAGSGQVVRLKFNGGGFELNWFEAYAEVQSPYATYSLPGLVQAEDYDTGGAVTAYRDTTAGNSGDSTYRSDDVDLSVGDSGVVVSSIEDGEWLEFTMDSIAASMNSLSVRVASVNSNAAVAVYADWEYIGTLEIPDTGSLSTWQTISGAEAFEFPAGSGIQIRLEFIGGGFNVNWFEISASRAAYAVHSVPGTIEFEHYDYGGEGEAYHDTTVVHHGDAGFRTTEAVDIVNGGTGMAVGYTAAGEWLEFTVPYIPVGMNIIELGLSAQNAGKNVTVSIDGTDLGTATAVNQSYNSYHAVLLKGLDIPSGSNKVVRMTFDNGGMNGDYFKIYAASVPFVTNYLPGRVEFEDYDLGGEGVGFHDKDPDVNKGNKKDYRADDGADIHAPAEGITMEYNDLIDPNEWAVYTITEVAEGVDTMEFRVAAPQANKNFSVYADGAFVCQVDVPRTYGWQIYTNVVVEDIVIPAGSNVAIKIVKNTGGYNLNWFEATGGEGPPSYATWADSFMPDVIGTETNDYDSDGFDNLYEYGLNGDPTIDDGGGTAPVFTFNGTGFDYIHLLRNDDSNLVYKVQTRQSLTIGKWLDTGFTIVGTNLTGTAYDEVTNTVDAVVNEKFIRLEIESN from the coding sequence ATGGAAGCAAGATCCGGCAGGGGAATCCGCACATTGGCCGTTTTGGCCGCACTCGGCTTGATGGCCGCAGCAATTCCGTCCAACGCGCAGGTCGTTGCGCATTGGTCGTTCGATTCGGATCTCTTGACGGACGTGTCGGGGAACGGGTTGGATACCAGCTCCACGAACGCTCCGGCGCACGACACGGTCGACATGGTGTTCGGCGCAGGCTCGGCGGATTTTGACCGCGACAACCAGGAATACCTGGAGTTGGTCAGCGGCATTGATCTGGCGAACAAGAGCTTCACCATCAGTACATGGGTCAAGCGCGAGTCGTTGTATGGAAACCAGTTTATGTATTCGGCTGGTTCCCCGGTGGATGGAGGGGCAAATGCCCAAAAGTTCCTGCACGTAAGCTTTAATAACCAGAACAACATCAATGTGGACTACTACTATGATGGCTGGGCATCTTCAGCCAATCTTACCGACACCAACGGGTGGCACCATTATGTGTTGACCTATGATGCCGCGTCGCAGGAGCAGGCCGTTTGGCTGGATGGCTCCCAGGCCGATACGGATACGACGGTGGGATTGGCTTCGGATGGTGTTTTCTACATTGGTAAGCGCAATGACCTGAACAACAACCTGAACGGGAAGTTGGACGAGCTGTGGGTGTTCGACGAAGCGCTCAACGCGGTTCAGATCGACGGCTTGTATGCATCGAACCATTTCACCGTCGGCACGCAGAGTCCGTATGCAACCTATAGTCTGCCTGGCCGCGTGGGCGCGGAGCTCTACGACAACGGTGGGCAGAACACCGCCTATTATGATTCGGATGCGGTGAACTCCGGCTCGGCCGGGTTCCGCGCCGGCGAAGCCGTGGACATCGGCACCGGCGATGGCGGCAGCAATGTGGTTACCGACGTCGTGGATGGCGAGTGGATCGAATTCACGACCGCCTCGATCGGTTCGGGGCTGGATACCATCGCCCTGCGGGTGGCCTGCACCAATGCGGCGGCATCGGTCGATGTGATGGTGGATGGCGTCTTCCTTGGAAACATCCGCCTGCCGGACACCGGTGGCATGGGCGTTTGGGAAACGGTTGCCCGTTCGATGCTCGATATCCCGGCTGGATCGGGGCAAGTGGTCCGCCTCAAGTTCAATGGCGGCGGATTCGAACTCAACTGGTTCGAGGCCTATGCCGAAGTCCAGAGCCCGTACGCGACCTATTCGCTACCCGGCCTTGTCCAGGCAGAGGATTACGACACGGGCGGCGCCGTTACGGCCTACCGCGACACGACCGCCGGTAACAGCGGGGATTCCACCTACCGTTCCGACGATGTCGATTTGAGCGTGGGCGACAGCGGTGTGGTGGTTAGCAGTATCGAGGACGGCGAGTGGCTGGAATTCACGATGGATAGCATTGCCGCTTCCATGAACTCCCTCTCCGTGCGCGTGGCCTCCGTGAACAGCAACGCGGCGGTGGCCGTATATGCCGATTGGGAATATATCGGAACACTGGAAATCCCGGATACGGGTTCGCTCTCCACGTGGCAGACCATTTCCGGAGCGGAAGCCTTCGAATTTCCGGCGGGTTCCGGCATCCAGATACGCCTGGAGTTCATTGGCGGCGGATTCAATGTCAACTGGTTCGAGATCTCCGCTTCTCGCGCGGCCTACGCGGTGCATTCCGTTCCCGGCACCATCGAGTTCGAGCATTATGACTATGGTGGGGAAGGCGAAGCCTATCACGATACGACCGTCGTTCATCACGGAGATGCCGGTTTCCGCACCACCGAGGCCGTTGATATTGTGAACGGAGGAACCGGAATGGCGGTGGGTTATACCGCTGCTGGCGAATGGCTTGAATTCACGGTTCCCTACATTCCCGTAGGAATGAATATTATCGAGCTGGGGCTCTCCGCCCAAAATGCGGGAAAGAACGTCACGGTAAGTATCGACGGGACGGATCTGGGCACGGCCACCGCCGTTAATCAATCATATAATTCCTACCACGCGGTTCTGCTGAAGGGGCTGGATATCCCCTCCGGATCGAACAAGGTGGTGCGCATGACGTTCGACAACGGCGGCATGAACGGCGACTACTTCAAGATCTACGCCGCGAGCGTGCCGTTTGTAACGAACTACCTGCCCGGACGCGTCGAGTTCGAGGACTACGACCTCGGTGGCGAAGGCGTTGGTTTCCACGACAAGGATCCGGATGTCAATAAAGGGAACAAGAAGGATTACCGAGCGGATGATGGCGCGGATATCCATGCCCCGGCGGAAGGCATTACCATGGAATACAACGATCTCATCGATCCCAACGAGTGGGCGGTGTACACCATCACAGAGGTGGCCGAAGGCGTGGATACCATGGAATTCCGGGTGGCGGCTCCGCAGGCCAACAAGAATTTCAGCGTCTATGCGGATGGTGCATTCGTGTGCCAGGTGGATGTGCCCCGTACGTATGGTTGGCAGATCTATACCAACGTGGTGGTTGAGGATATTGTGATTCCCGCTGGTTCCAATGTGGCCATTAAGATTGTGAAGAACACCGGGGGGTACAACCTCAACTGGTTCGAGGCCACGGGCGGCGAAGGCCCTCCGTCCTACGCAACCTGGGCCGACTCCTTCATGCCGGACGTGATCGGTACCGAAACCAACGACTACGACAGCGATGGGTTCGACAACCTCTACGAATATGGACTGAACGGCGACCCGACAATCGACGACGGCGGTGGAACCGCTCCGGTCTTCACCTTTAACGGAACAGGATTCGACTATATCCACCTGTTGCGCAACGACGACTCCAACCTGGTCTACAAGGTGCAGACCCGCCAGAGTTTGACCATCGGCAAGTGGCTCGATACCGGGTTCACGATTGTCGGAACCAACCTGACGGGCACTGCGTATGACGAGGTGACCAACACGGTGGATGCCGTGGTGAATGAAAAATTCATCCGACTTGAGATTGAAAGCAATTAA
- a CDS encoding carbohydrate-binding protein: protein MAPVAVAADPIEGYIFIANSTGREVLTYDTWLDSFVEMELPFPADVSGIVLSADRTKLFATTTGAEGSLYVIDRYKGGFLATVPVGHYPSAPVASSIAPEVFVCNQFANQVTVVNVESNSVVAEISTRYQPFCMALTPDSTKLVVGHLIPDMPANGAATFPYVSMFDAATRALLHEFALPDGSSGVRGICVSPDGQYAYVTHLLGRYRLPTTHIERGWIWTNAITILDLLGNTVVNTVLLDEVDLGAGNPWPVACTQDGAYLCVATAGSEELIVIDRMGMHDLLAISEPESVPYDLGFLTGLRQYVSLPGKGARSMVVFDRMAFIPEYFSDAVDVVPSIGESVGEAYSVALSEYAFIDPYQFNSFDLPASNAVLFGTGIQLENGGANLGFWNNTNSWPQWTFDVPKDGIYSFYLSASAQGTAGGTFEVLVDGETCAYPDGVVQTTGSWNDYHDYLVAEGAVLTQGTHVVEVRPLAIDNTFLMNLQKLSVVYSEDDLERVGEIIFNDATVCYQQWLSCASCHPDARADGLNWDLGNDGLGGSPRNVKSMLHAHYTPPTTYTAVRPHAYSSVRSGFKFIEFVVVPETYSIATDAYLKSLEPLPSPYLENGGLSVAALRGETLFSAKCAGCHGGEYFTSSAGTGLMWDVGTGGAMDVPSLLESWRTAPYFNHGGAATMREVVEYFVQGSLTEQEIDDLTEYVLSLGSMEDESSEYAAWQWVANAASILPDDADLDGDGVPQIVEYFHGTDPYETNAVPVQRLVNNSGHLRWRYPPRASEGVEAILQCSTNLFHWVDLQTLPYTLDQEFVIPIEDDGRQNFYRVIFR from the coding sequence GTGGCTCCGGTTGCGGTGGCGGCGGATCCGATCGAGGGTTATATTTTCATTGCCAATTCGACGGGGCGCGAGGTTTTGACCTACGACACATGGCTGGATAGCTTCGTTGAAATGGAACTTCCTTTTCCTGCGGACGTTTCCGGCATCGTACTCTCGGCCGACCGCACGAAGCTTTTTGCTACGACAACCGGGGCGGAGGGAAGCCTCTATGTGATCGATCGCTACAAAGGCGGCTTCCTGGCAACGGTTCCCGTCGGGCATTATCCCTCCGCGCCGGTGGCCAGCTCGATTGCGCCGGAGGTGTTTGTCTGCAACCAGTTCGCCAACCAGGTGACGGTGGTGAACGTGGAGTCGAACAGCGTGGTTGCCGAAATTTCGACACGCTACCAGCCGTTCTGCATGGCGCTCACGCCCGACTCGACCAAGCTGGTGGTGGGGCACTTGATTCCCGACATGCCCGCGAACGGGGCGGCAACCTTTCCGTATGTATCCATGTTCGATGCGGCAACGCGCGCGCTGCTGCACGAGTTTGCGCTGCCGGACGGTTCGTCGGGCGTGCGCGGCATCTGCGTTTCGCCGGACGGGCAGTATGCCTATGTGACGCACCTGCTCGGCCGCTACCGCCTGCCGACCACGCACATCGAGCGCGGTTGGATCTGGACGAACGCCATCACCATCCTCGACCTGCTGGGCAACACGGTGGTCAACACCGTACTGCTCGACGAGGTTGACCTGGGCGCGGGCAACCCGTGGCCGGTTGCCTGCACGCAGGACGGCGCATACCTCTGCGTCGCGACGGCCGGAAGCGAGGAGCTGATCGTGATCGACCGCATGGGCATGCACGACCTGCTCGCGATCTCCGAGCCGGAGTCGGTGCCGTACGATCTTGGCTTCCTGACCGGGCTGCGCCAGTATGTTTCGCTGCCCGGCAAGGGGGCGCGCTCGATGGTGGTGTTCGACCGCATGGCGTTCATTCCCGAATATTTTTCCGACGCGGTCGATGTGGTTCCATCCATCGGCGAGTCGGTGGGCGAGGCCTACTCCGTTGCGCTTTCCGAATATGCCTTCATCGATCCCTACCAGTTCAACTCGTTCGACCTGCCCGCCAGCAACGCGGTGCTGTTCGGCACCGGCATCCAGCTGGAAAACGGCGGCGCAAACCTGGGCTTCTGGAACAACACCAACTCCTGGCCTCAATGGACGTTCGACGTTCCGAAGGATGGAATCTATTCGTTCTACCTTTCGGCCTCCGCGCAAGGCACGGCGGGCGGCACCTTCGAGGTGCTCGTCGACGGCGAAACCTGCGCCTATCCCGATGGTGTCGTTCAAACCACCGGGTCGTGGAACGACTACCACGACTACCTCGTCGCCGAAGGCGCGGTGCTGACGCAGGGAACACACGTCGTCGAGGTGCGGCCGCTGGCCATCGACAACACCTTCCTGATGAACCTGCAGAAGCTGAGCGTCGTCTATTCCGAAGACGACCTCGAACGGGTGGGGGAGATCATCTTCAACGACGCCACCGTCTGCTACCAGCAATGGTTGAGCTGCGCAAGCTGCCACCCGGACGCGCGCGCCGACGGTCTTAACTGGGATCTGGGCAACGACGGCCTCGGCGGAAGCCCGCGCAATGTCAAGAGCATGCTGCATGCGCACTATACGCCGCCGACCACCTACACGGCCGTTCGTCCGCACGCCTATTCCTCGGTGCGTTCCGGCTTTAAATTCATCGAGTTCGTGGTGGTGCCCGAAACCTATAGCATCGCCACCGACGCCTACCTGAAGTCGCTGGAGCCTTTGCCGTCGCCCTACCTGGAAAACGGAGGCCTTTCCGTGGCCGCGCTGCGCGGCGAAACGCTGTTTTCCGCCAAATGCGCCGGTTGCCATGGCGGCGAATACTTTACCTCGTCGGCCGGTACCGGGCTGATGTGGGATGTCGGGACGGGGGGCGCAATGGATGTGCCGTCGCTGCTCGAAAGCTGGCGCACCGCGCCCTATTTCAACCACGGCGGCGCGGCCACCATGCGCGAGGTGGTTGAATATTTTGTCCAGGGTTCGTTGACGGAGCAGGAGATCGACGATCTCACCGAATATGTGCTCAGTCTAGGTTCGATGGAGGACGAATCCTCGGAATACGCCGCCTGGCAATGGGTCGCCAACGCCGCGTCGATCCTGCCCGACGACGCCGACCTCGATGGCGACGGCGTTCCGCAGATCGTGGAATATTTCCACGGCACCGATCCGTATGAAACGAACGCCGTTCCCGTGCAACGCCTCGTCAACAACAGCGGCCATCTGCGCTGGCGCTATCCACCACGCGCATCCGAGGGCGTTGAAGCCATCCTGCAATGCTCCACCAACCTGTTCCATTGGGTGGATCTGCAAACCCTGCCGTATACCCTCGACCAGGAATTTGTCATTCCCATCGAAGACGATGGCCGACAAAACTTCTACCGCGTCATCTTCCGGTAA
- a CDS encoding Ig-like domain-containing protein, translated as MKRFGACIGAVGLVAMAAWALDADNDKLSDKEEVCRYLTNPAIADTDSDGMVDSDEVTAGTDPLDPASLLAFYSIKTVALPGGETAVELMFESKADRRYTIYHSPDLVNSNWVPVLADIAGTGEMLSVVRELSGAELSGSYLLATFSGNSGYLTREVWEGLPGNAVADLTSSSNYPFFPDRTETLSSFNAPSNDGDNYGQCISGYILPPVSGNYSFFITADENAELWLSPNADPAFKALSTSAYLEAGEPCYVEVLHKEGSGADHLSVEWETAGLSRRLIDSAYIRHVIPLPPSVANDTYSVNEDETLVVAPYGVLRNDSDPDNDTLEAILQTGTMHGSLALDREGGFAYVPDPDFNGTDSFTYTAFDGIYSSSNSATVTLTVHAVADSTLTAVNDFHARTVGSKCVVTAPGVLGNDIDPDGIGIQAELVSNVGHGTLSLNADGSFTYTPDAEFDGIDSFTYRARNGAMESAPATVTLDMGVLEVSDTSSTVVLRASDPGMEIVPDIGSALWYENRNGYENLGSWNKGTPIDVYEGPQWTGVYTPAGIYKAEALISCASGQGGTYRLVVDGVPLPELAISTTGGWDDYVTQPLVAIVTLSEGLHTFKVEPVTFNATYLCNFISCMLSELSQIGLTAEQATLPPSGIQLEDQYAPPNLGYWNSVDAMPLWDTSNAAINVYFPARLYDCYVEVASPSSTKPFRLILDGVPQPEHTLTATGSWHDDYEFQLLATNLWLDGTHTFEVDPTAASGVGFNLRQCVLVPAGEIPISGTLQDEIDQADFVSGTYALEGEATSEAWQNAMSRAYASSIDDTATLGEKMWTAFPLLSDWFMQDNPVYAGFGVNAGYDARGDLEAYIDPARDSTLEKGLVASVCAELGRVPDPAMDWPAGDPRWLRHWLELCKERRLRRLESLRAQTDKLVYSTRMHTEGIYLATETSSCNAGSELREIDLTQQPLVDSLLFDSNDGIVRDPEVSFDATKMLFAWRKERNGYSTIGSIAKEDGHFKIHEMNLADRSIRQLTFDENDPTHTGTYGADFEPCYLPNGNILFSSARIVQEVTCGWGDCSNLFIMDKDGNFARRVGFDQTQTAFQHLLEDGRVVFTRRDYNDRGQTYAHALFVMNPDGTQQTEYYGNNTFEPTSLQHTRPIPGTGMTLSIAGGYHTTQGGKLVRIDLREGRQDYTGLEFFNWDHTQKNRYGDKYGREGEQFSDPYPITKSAFLVSYSPFGGYLSSANGNVNEADEKSAYMRYKLYFMTWDGKRELLAAHPGLSCLQAVPIMERTLPPQRISTVNHAKTNASMYVENVYFGEAAGGIEPGSIDRIRVSEIYYKPITIGASRWGPPGDEIGSGKAYASVGQHSVLPTGVGTASFDAKGILGEAEVHADGSAMFTVPARTPIYLQLINTNGIAVQTMRSWATLQPNEFFACVGCHEENDTAPLNHGMTEAMLAPPQQLLPFAGRPMDESFSYARLVQPIWNTHCMPCHAPGGSAASFDLSDTLVNDRLDYGGTTSTLRQYYQSYLTLLDAEHDRGDGTIGTGMTNEWVNYFTRLRTVEITQPYEFGSAQSGIIAQIRSGHQGVALSQDEIEIVCAWIDLNVPFIGDYDEMTTWDAALQTKYDDKLQKRIDMEAIEQANIEAFIQAGQPQ; from the coding sequence ATGAAAAGGTTCGGGGCATGTATAGGGGCGGTGGGCCTGGTTGCCATGGCGGCCTGGGCGCTGGATGCCGACAACGACAAACTGTCCGATAAGGAGGAAGTGTGCCGCTATCTGACCAACCCCGCCATCGCCGACACCGATTCCGATGGGATGGTCGACAGCGATGAGGTGACCGCCGGAACCGATCCGCTCGATCCGGCTTCCCTCCTTGCGTTCTATTCCATCAAAACCGTCGCACTTCCGGGCGGCGAGACCGCCGTTGAACTCATGTTTGAATCCAAGGCCGACCGGCGCTACACCATCTACCACTCGCCCGACCTGGTGAACAGCAACTGGGTGCCCGTGTTGGCCGACATTGCAGGAACGGGCGAAATGCTTTCCGTCGTCCGCGAGCTCTCCGGCGCGGAGTTGTCCGGCAGCTATCTACTCGCCACCTTTTCCGGCAACAGCGGCTACCTGACCCGCGAGGTGTGGGAGGGCCTTCCCGGCAACGCCGTGGCCGACCTCACCAGTTCTTCGAACTATCCCTTTTTCCCGGATCGGACCGAAACCCTATCATCGTTCAATGCACCGTCGAACGATGGCGACAACTATGGGCAGTGCATTTCCGGCTATATCCTTCCACCCGTCAGCGGAAATTATTCCTTTTTCATTACGGCCGATGAAAACGCCGAGCTGTGGTTGAGCCCCAACGCCGACCCCGCATTTAAAGCGCTCTCCACATCCGCATATCTTGAAGCGGGCGAGCCCTGCTATGTCGAGGTGTTGCATAAGGAGGGGAGCGGTGCCGACCATCTCTCCGTCGAATGGGAAACCGCCGGCCTTTCGCGCCGCCTGATCGACTCCGCCTATATCCGCCACGTCATCCCGTTGCCGCCATCGGTCGCGAACGATACCTATTCGGTGAACGAGGATGAAACGTTGGTGGTTGCCCCATACGGCGTGCTGCGCAACGACTCCGATCCCGACAACGACACGCTAGAAGCCATTCTTCAAACAGGAACCATGCACGGTTCCCTCGCGCTGGATCGCGAAGGCGGATTCGCCTATGTGCCCGATCCCGATTTCAATGGAACCGACTCCTTCACCTACACCGCGTTCGACGGCATCTATTCCAGCTCCAACTCCGCCACCGTCACGCTGACCGTCCATGCCGTCGCCGATTCGACGCTCACCGCCGTCAACGATTTCCACGCCCGTACGGTCGGAAGCAAATGCGTCGTCACCGCCCCCGGCGTGCTGGGCAACGATATCGACCCCGATGGCATCGGCATCCAGGCCGAACTGGTCTCCAATGTGGGCCACGGAACGCTTTCGCTCAATGCCGACGGATCATTCACCTACACCCCCGACGCGGAGTTCGATGGGATTGACTCGTTCACCTACCGCGCCAGGAACGGCGCGATGGAAAGCGCCCCGGCAACCGTTACGCTCGACATGGGCGTGCTTGAGGTGTCGGACACCTCCTCAACCGTTGTTCTCCGCGCGAGCGACCCCGGCATGGAGATCGTCCCGGATATCGGCAGCGCCCTGTGGTATGAAAACCGCAACGGCTATGAAAACCTCGGCAGCTGGAACAAGGGCACTCCGATCGATGTCTACGAAGGGCCACAGTGGACGGGCGTCTACACCCCGGCGGGCATCTACAAGGCGGAGGCGCTCATCTCGTGCGCCTCGGGGCAGGGCGGAACCTACCGGTTGGTGGTTGATGGCGTACCGCTACCCGAGCTGGCCATCAGCACAACCGGGGGCTGGGACGACTACGTGACCCAACCGCTGGTCGCCATTGTCACCCTCAGCGAGGGTCTGCACACGTTCAAGGTCGAGCCGGTTACCTTCAACGCCACCTATCTGTGCAACTTCATCAGTTGCATGCTCTCGGAACTCAGCCAGATTGGGCTGACGGCCGAGCAGGCCACGCTGCCGCCCAGCGGAATCCAACTGGAAGACCAGTATGCTCCCCCCAACCTCGGCTACTGGAATAGCGTCGATGCCATGCCACTTTGGGATACGTCCAATGCAGCGATCAATGTCTACTTCCCCGCGCGGCTCTACGACTGTTATGTCGAGGTGGCGTCGCCTTCTTCGACCAAGCCCTTCCGGTTGATCCTCGACGGAGTCCCGCAACCGGAACATACCTTGACGGCGACCGGCAGCTGGCACGACGACTATGAATTCCAACTGCTGGCCACCAATCTTTGGCTCGATGGAACCCACACCTTCGAGGTCGATCCAACGGCTGCGTCGGGCGTCGGGTTCAACCTGCGGCAGTGCGTCTTGGTACCCGCCGGCGAAATTCCAATCTCTGGAACGCTGCAGGACGAAATCGATCAAGCCGACTTCGTTTCCGGCACCTACGCCCTCGAAGGCGAAGCCACCAGCGAAGCTTGGCAAAACGCGATGTCGCGAGCATATGCGAGTAGCATCGACGACACCGCCACGCTTGGCGAAAAAATGTGGACGGCCTTTCCGTTGCTCTCCGACTGGTTCATGCAGGATAACCCAGTCTATGCCGGGTTTGGCGTCAACGCCGGCTACGACGCGCGCGGCGACTTGGAGGCCTATATCGATCCGGCGCGCGACAGCACGCTGGAGAAAGGGCTGGTTGCATCGGTTTGCGCCGAATTGGGGCGCGTGCCCGATCCGGCCATGGATTGGCCGGCGGGCGACCCGCGCTGGCTGCGGCATTGGCTCGAGCTCTGCAAGGAGCGCCGCCTGCGCCGCCTTGAATCGCTGCGGGCACAGACCGACAAGCTGGTATACTCGACGCGCATGCACACCGAGGGCATCTATCTCGCCACCGAAACCTCCTCGTGCAACGCGGGCTCCGAACTGCGCGAGATTGATCTGACGCAACAACCGTTGGTGGACTCGCTGTTGTTCGATTCCAACGACGGCATTGTGCGCGATCCCGAGGTCTCGTTCGATGCCACCAAAATGCTCTTCGCCTGGCGCAAGGAGCGCAACGGCTACAGCACCATCGGCAGCATCGCAAAAGAAGACGGCCATTTTAAAATCCATGAAATGAACCTGGCCGACCGCTCCATCCGGCAACTGACCTTTGACGAAAACGACCCAACCCATACGGGCACGTATGGCGCCGACTTCGAACCGTGCTACCTGCCCAACGGCAACATTCTCTTTTCCTCCGCGCGCATCGTGCAGGAAGTCACCTGCGGCTGGGGCGACTGCTCCAACCTGTTCATTATGGACAAGGACGGCAACTTTGCGCGGCGCGTCGGCTTCGACCAAACCCAGACCGCCTTCCAGCACCTGCTCGAAGACGGCCGCGTGGTCTTCACCCGGCGCGACTACAACGACCGCGGCCAAACCTATGCCCACGCACTCTTCGTCATGAATCCCGACGGTACCCAGCAAACCGAATACTACGGCAACAACACCTTCGAACCCACCTCCCTCCAGCACACCCGCCCGATCCCCGGAACCGGCATGACCCTCTCCATCGCCGGTGGCTACCACACCACCCAGGGCGGCAAGCTGGTGCGCATCGACCTCCGCGAGGGCCGCCAGGACTACACCGGACTCGAATTCTTCAACTGGGACCACACCCAAAAGAACCGATACGGCGACAAGTATGGCCGCGAGGGCGAGCAGTTCAGCGATCCCTATCCCATCACCAAGAGTGCCTTCCTCGTGAGCTACTCCCCGTTTGGCGGCTACCTTTCCAGCGCCAACGGCAACGTGAACGAGGCGGATGAAAAGTCGGCATACATGCGCTACAAGCTCTATTTCATGACGTGGGACGGCAAACGCGAACTACTCGCCGCGCACCCCGGCCTCTCCTGCCTGCAGGCCGTTCCGATCATGGAACGCACCCTGCCGCCGCAACGCATCTCGACCGTGAACCATGCGAAGACCAATGCCAGCATGTATGTCGAGAATGTCTATTTCGGCGAAGCCGCCGGGGGCATCGAACCGGGGTCGATCGACCGTATCCGCGTGAGCGAAATCTACTACAAGCCCATCACCATCGGTGCGTCGCGCTGGGGGCCGCCGGGCGACGAGATCGGCTCCGGCAAGGCCTACGCATCGGTCGGCCAGCACTCCGTGTTGCCCACGGGCGTGGGCACGGCATCGTTCGATGCCAAGGGCATCCTTGGCGAGGCCGAGGTGCACGCCGACGGTTCGGCCATGTTCACCGTGCCCGCGCGCACGCCGATCTATTTGCAGCTGATCAACACCAACGGCATCGCCGTGCAGACCATGCGCAGTTGGGCAACGCTACAGCCCAACGAGTTCTTCGCCTGCGTCGGCTGCCACGAGGAAAACGACACCGCACCGCTCAACCATGGCATGACCGAGGCGATGCTCGCACCGCCCCAGCAGCTCTTGCCCTTCGCCGGTCGGCCGATGGACGAGTCGTTCAGCTATGCGCGGCTGGTGCAGCCGATCTGGAACACCCACTGCATGCCGTGCCACGCCCCCGGCGGTTCCGCCGCATCGTTCGACCTCTCCGACACCCTCGTCAACGACCGCCTCGACTATGGCGGCACCACCTCCACGCTGCGGCAATACTACCAGTCCTACCTGACCCTGCTCGATGCCGAGCACGACCGCGGCGACGGCACCATCGGCACCGGCATGACCAATGAATGGGTGAACTATTTCACCCGCCTCCGCACCGTCGAGATCACGCAACCCTACGAATTCGGTTCGGCCCAAAGCGGCATCATCGCCCAGATCCGTTCCGGCCACCAGGGTGTGGCGCTCTCGCAGGACGAAATCGAAATCGTCTGCGCGTGGATCGACCTCAACGTCCCGTTCATCGGCGACTACGATGAAATGACCACATGGGATGCCGCGTTGCAAACCAAGTATGACGACAAGCTCCAGAAGCGGATCGATATGGAAGCGATCGAACAAGCCAACATCGAAGCATTCATCCAAGCGGGGCAACCACAATGA